TCGATATAGGGAGCAAGACACTCAGCATTGTTACGGGAATGGCTGAGTATATTGAACCTAAATATTTTATTGGTAAACAAGTTCCCATCGTTGTCAATCTTGCACCTCGAAAACTCAGGGGTATTGAAAGTCAGGGAATGCTTCTAGCGATAGACGTTGACGGTCATCCCGTTCTTTTGCATCCTGAGCATAATGTCCTCCCTGGTAGCATTGTTCGATGAGGTTCAGACGGGTTCTTGGTAGTATTGTTCCACAAGCCAAATGGTACTAACCTAATCAAGCGCGCTACCTTCTCGCGGTAGAACAAAACTCATGCTTCCTGTAGATCAAATCTTGTTATGGCAATTGACGATTTAGAAACCTTTCAAGCTCAAGATCGCCAACAGTGGCGGGAATGGCTAGAGAAAAATCATGACACTTCTAGCGGTATTTGGCTGATTTACTACAAAGTAAAAAGTGGTAAGCCAAGCATTCAATATAGTGAAGCAGTAAAAGAAGCTTTATGCTTTGGTTGGATTGACAGTAAAGTGAGATCTTTAAATGAAGAATCTTATATGCAGATCTTCACACCTCGAAAACCAAAAAGTGTGTGGTCAAAATTAAATAAGCAGTATATCGAAGAATTGATAGAACAAAATTTGATGACTGAAGCTGGTCTTAAAAAGATTGAAACTGCAAAACAAGACGGTTCATGAACAACATTAGATGCAAGTGAATCTTTGATAATTCCGGCAGATTTGCAACAAGCACTATCAGCCAATGAAACTGCTGATAAATGTTTTACAGCCTTTAGTAATACAACTAAAAAGAATATACTCTTTTGGATTACCAGTGCTAAACGTTTAGAAACAAGATTGAAACGAATCGAGCAAACTATCAACTCAGCAGCACAAAACAAAAATCCTCTAGCACGATGACTGTAGCGATCGCATCTAGCTGTATATTTGCTTGTCGCTTTAATATCCAAAAATTTCTAAAATTTTGATTTGTTCTGTTTCAAACTAGATCAGTTCAACGCAATTCAGTTACTATCGAATACATCTCAATCCAAAATCCAAAATAGTATAAGCTATAAAGCTGAGTAAAATTTTGTGCTGATGTAGTTTGTGATTCTCTATCTGCTGGATCTTTTAGGTGTCGCTGTTTTTGCCGTTAGTGGAGCGCTAGCAGCAGGGCGTAAAAGCTTGGATTTATTGGGTGTCGCTGCGATCGCCATCGTCACAGCTATCGGTGGA
The nucleotide sequence above comes from Gloeocapsopsis sp. IPPAS B-1203. Encoded proteins:
- a CDS encoding YdeI/OmpD-associated family protein, encoding MIIPADLQQALSANETADKCFTAFSNTTKKNILFWITSAKRLETRLKRIEQTINSAAQNKNPLAR